The following proteins are encoded in a genomic region of Cercospora beticola chromosome 8, complete sequence:
- a CDS encoding uncharacterized protein (BUSCO:EOG09260M44) — MTGTKRPHEDDEEGGQNVHPTRKQRMGIKEQSSDQKELNRILRKLGEELPEARIEATKELLQHLADDESEFKSRVDRAVTRLVIGVCSGARASRLGFSIALAEVLRFARGGKRSLLSFEEILSKISALTPANDRGGEERNYLLGRMYALHAILLSDILRSASGAEVSSVFDAVSDLALQKEWIRSECGLILVEFLRTPANEDLALPLITALDSKGLLKSPEGVAIWLTAKDNFENVKLPKKVWHHRNPLSSQDRGELTRILLKNAVEVKDNEPAQQNGEGKKKNKASGARQSMPNLAWSVILQHLYQNDDGKDLSQFWEDCVAKPMFSPNSSAERKSLGLQIFSQAIKAAPAELLGDVVHQSIIRCVVDQRSKSDRTLFAASAVPLRTMEARGKTDPAAAAEMVSKLLEVMPPNLDKLSRQTVDSLLAAADPESLVHVVKVINDICRASAEQTDVEKKRRLLADAQLSIIRSRRSQPEQFFKKGDKPAQWLKMALRNMTDLSFLAEQLSTPLSSATRIVFQDRLISALGHMVNLPLDQAVVAPLVVVDRLEAIGTSLGVELESDALTAVREAQKALAKAATKAESKKGSKAVVAKASQLLLSLGILQVYKQEPDGAEVLKDITSHFTSAKSEDSSLLLIELLLSFVAKPSALFRKLAEQVFAAFASEVTADGLQSMISVLEPKETLAGKRELFKEGEEDEEEEDDEEADEDIDMEDVEDASDVEIVGGEVSGAADENDETSDSESSSSESDAEGGAGEDEEAEFDRKLADALGTAGMEDESDDDGSDMDDDEMMAITPHLETIFKERSKRTNNKQENKDAKEDVVNLKNRVLDLLAIYVKSQYANPLAVDLILPLITLARTTTSQPTAQKALDVLETYFDRSKKQKVLPEIDDTEELFKILSNVHDEMRLGGSKIHASACSRGSQFLAKVLVGLDPDHAFKKIGSMYLDLLDEWRKDAKSKIHGNVFNDWHSWTKQR, encoded by the coding sequence ATGACAGGTACCAAACGCCCCCacgaagatgacgaagaaggcgggcAGAATGTTCATCCCACACGCAAGCAGCGCATGGGCATCAAGGAGCAGAGCTCAGATCAGAAGGAACTGAACAGGATCCTGCGCAAGCTTGGCGAAGAACTTCCCGAAGCGCGCATCGAAGCCACGAAAGAGCTCCTCCAACATCTTGCGGACGACGAGAGTGAGTTCAAGAGTCGCGTCGACAGAGCGGTAACGCGCCTTGTCATTGGCGTTTGCAGCGGTGCTCGAGCGTCTCGACTCGGCTTCTCCATTGCGCTCGCTGAAGTGCTCAGATTTGCGCGTGGCGGCAAGCGCAGCCTCTTGTCATTCGAGGAGATCCTCAGCAAAATTTCAGCTTTGACACCTGCGAACGACCGTGGAGGCGAGGAGAGGAACTACCTGCTCGGTCGCATGTACGCACTTCATGCAATCTTGCTCAGCGACATTCTGCGCAGTGCTTCAGGGGCCGAAGTCAGCTCTGTGTTTGATGCTGTGTCCGACCTGGCGCTTCAGAAGGAGTGGATCCGGAGCGAATGTGGCTTGATCCTGGTGGAGTTTTTGAGAACACCTGCTAACGAGGATTTGGCCCTGCCTTTGATCACCGCCTTGGACTCGAAGGGCCTGTTGAAGTCGCCCGAAGGCGTGGCTATCTGGTTAACAGCGAAGGACAATTTTGAAAACGTCAAGCTCCCAAAGAAAGTCTGGCATCACAGGAACCCGCTCTCATCACAAGATCGGGGGGAGCTCACGCGCATACTACTCAAAAACGCAGTGGAAGTGAAGGATAATGAGCCGGCGCAGCAGAACGGtgaaggcaagaagaagaacaaggcgTCTGGAGCCCGACAATCTATGCCGAATCTCGCATGGAGCGTCATTCTACAGCACCTCTACCAGAACGATGATGGCAAAGACCTGTCCCAATTCTGGGAAGATTGTGTGGCAAAGCCTATGTTTTCTCCCAATTCTTCCGCCGAAAGGAAGTCTCTCGGGCTTCAGATCTTCAGTCAAGCCATCAAAGCTGCCCCTGCGGAACTTTTGGGAGACGTCGTGCACCAGAGTATAATCCGGTGTGTAGTTGATCAACGCTCGAAGTCGGATCGCACTTTGTTCGCTGCCTCTGCCGTGCCACTCAGGACCATGGAAGCACGTGGGAAGACGGATCCAGCGGCCGCTGCAGAAATGGTCTCGAAGCTGCTTGAGGTTATGCCGCCCAACCTGGATAAGCTGTCTCGCCAGACTGTCGACAGTCTCCTCGCGGCCGCGGATCCGGAGAGCTTGGTTCACGTGGTGAAAGTCATCAACGACATTTGCCGTGCTTCCGCTGAACAGACTGATGTGGAAAAGAAGCGCCGTCTACTCGCAGATGCACAGCTGTCGATCATTCGATCGAGAAGGAGCCAACCCGAGCAATTTTTCAAAAAAGGTGATAAGCCAGCACAGTGGCTGAAGATGGCACTCCGCAACATGACCGACCTGAGCTTCCTGGCGGAACAACTCTCTACGCCACTCAGCAGTGCCACCCGTATTGTGTTCCAAGATCGCCTCATCTCGGCACTCGGCCATATGGTGAATCTCCCTCTCGACCAGGCCGTGGTCGCACCTCTTGTAGTAGTGGACAGACTGGAGGCCATTGGCACCTCGCTGGGGGTGGAGTTAGAGAGCGACGCATTGACAGCTGTCCGAGAAGCTCAGAAGGCGCTAGCGAAAGCAGCAACGAAAGCCGAGAGCAAAAAGGGTAGCAAAGCAGTTGTCGCGAAAGCTTCGCAATTGCTCTTATCACTTGGAATTCTTCAGGTCTACAAACAGGAACCAGATGGTGCAGAAGTGCTCAAGGACATTACCAGCCACTTCACCAGCGCGAAGAGCGAAGACTCCTCGTTACTGCTCATTGAGTTGCTGCTCAGCTTTGTGGCCAAGCCGTCAGCCCTCTTCCGCAAGCTAGCCGAACAGGTCTTCGCTGCTTTTGCCTCCGAGGTCACTGCGGATGGTCTGCAGTCCATGATCAGCGTGCTGGAACCGAAGGAGACTCTGGCCGGCAAGCGTGAGCTCTTCaaagagggagaggaggatgaggaagaagaggacgacgaggaggccGACGAGGACATAGACATGGAAGACGTCGAGGATGCATCAGATGTGGAGATCGTGGGTGGAGAAGTCTCTGGAGCCGCGGACGAAAATGATGAGACATCGGATTCGGAATCCAGTAGCTCGGAGAGTGATGCTGAAGGTGGCGcaggagaagatgaagaagcagaattcGATCGCAAGCTGGCCGATGCGCTTGGCACAGCTGGCATGGAAGACGAATCGGACGATGATGGCTCTGAcatggacgatgacgaaatgATGGCGATAACACCACATCTGGAGACCATCTTCAAGGAGCGCAGCAAACGCACGAACAACAAGCAAGAGAACAAGGATGCCAAGGAAGATGTTGTCAACTTGAAGAACCGTGTTCTGGACCTGCTTGCGATCTATGTCAAGTCACAGTACGCGAACCCTCTTGCTGTGGATTTGATACTGCCTCTGATCACTCTGGCTCGCACTACCACAAGCCAGCCGACAGCGCAGAAGGCACTAGATGTTCTGGAGACATATTTCGACagaagcaagaagcagaaggtaCTGCCGGAAATCGACGATACTGAGGAACTTTTCAAGATCCTCAGCAACGTACACGATGAAATGCGTTTAGGTGGCAGCAAGATCCACGCCTCTGCGTGCAGCCGTGGCAGTCAATTCCTGGCGAAAGTGCTCGTGGGGCTGGATCCGGATCACGCATTCAAGAAGATCGGGTCAATGTATCTCGACTTGCTAGACGAATGGCGCAAGGACGCGAAGTCGAAGATCCATGGGAATGTCTTCAATGACTGGCACAGCTGGACAAAGCAGCGATGA
- the SEC24 gene encoding COPII subunit: MASPQPPYDGAPNPEDGQYAPGDDYGQQQPAPAAAPAKKKRGYAGQAYEFGAGGNAAAGGVPPAGGAYPGQPAAQAPYGGYGYQAQPVEPQQAQYGMPQQPAYGAPGMGSPAPQSAGFPQPPYGGQGGYEAPAPGYPTPGQPGVAGMTQQFGQMGMGAQAPQPLPPQQQGVQMRLNPLQPVDISVQGAPFHVSDLDQAPPPIILPPNSSVTPSPHANCSPKYVRSTLNAMPATNSLLKKSKLPFALIIQPYAALHDAEDDVPVQYDQVIARCRRCRTYMNPFASFLDHSHRWRCNMCNLTNDVPQSFDWDSVKQQSVDRWQRPELNYAVSEFVAPQEYMVRAPQPLIYLFLFDVSYSGVTSGLLATAARCILESLDRIPNTDRRTRLGFMAVDSSLHYFSIPRDGGENNEAKMLVVSDLDEPFLPTPEDLLVNLTECRANIEAFLEKLQGMFANTQNNSSAMGSALRAGHKLISHIGGKIVVLSASLPNVGFGKLDMREDKKLLGTSKENSLLQTQNSFYKSFAVECSKTQVSIDMFLFSAQYQDVASLSNLPRYTGGQTYFYPAWNAARTEDAIKFATEFSDYLSSEIGLEAVLRVRTTTGLRPSAFYGNFFNRSSDLCAFPAMPRDQAYVVEIAIDESITKAFACLQVGVLHTTCNGERRIRVMTLSIPVTQNMADVYASADQQAITHYFAHKAVERALSSGLDAARDALQAKIVELLQTYKKELGGGNMGGGGLQFPANMRAMPMLFLGLMKHLGLRKSSQIPTDLRSAALCLLSTLPLPLLMQYIYPRMYSLHDMPDDAGLPNPETGAIVMPPPLNLTSGNIVPFGLYLIDDGQTQFLWLGRDAVPALINDVFGTEDKNQLKQGKTSLPVLDSEMNERVRAVVEKSRDHRGKGCGSITVPPLYLIREDGEPSLRLWAQTMLVEDRADQGVSGAMFIGTLREKVVS; the protein is encoded by the exons ATGGCATCTCCACAGCCGCCTTACGATGGCGCGCCCAATCCCGAAGATGGACAGTACGCTCCAGGAGATGATTATGGTCAACAGCAGCCTGCGCCcgcagcagctccagcaaagaagaagcgcgGATATGCTGGACAAGCATACGAATTTGGTGCTGGGGGAAATGCAGCGGCAGGAGGTGTGCCGCCAGCAGGAGGGGCATATCCAGGCCAGCCAGCCGCACAAGCACCGTATGGGGGCTACGGATACCAGGCTCAACCTGTAGAGCCACAACAAGCACAGTATGGCATGCCCCAGCAGCCAGCTTACGGAGCGCCTGGAATGGGCAGCCCAGCGCCTCAGAGTGCTGGCTTCCCACAGCCTCCCTATGGCGGTCAAGGCGGGTACGAGGCTCCTGCGCCTGGATATCCGACACCTGGGCAACCTGGCGTAGCCGGCATGACGCAGCAATTTGGACAGATGGGAATGGGCGCGCAGGCACCACAGCCGCTTCCACCCCAGCAGCAAGGCGTACAGATGCGTCTGAACCCATTACAACCAGTGGATATCAGTGTACAAGGAGCGCCCTTCCATGTTAGCGACTTGGACCAAGCTCCGCCTCCAATCATCCTCCCACCGAAC TCTTCTGTCACGCCTTCGCCGCACGCGAACTGCTCGCCCAAATACGTCCGATCCACTTTGAACGCGATGCCGGCGACGAACTCCTTgctcaagaagagcaagctgcCTTTTGCACTCATCATCCAACCATATGCGGCGCTGCACGATGCCGAGGACGACGTACCGGTGCAGTATGATCAGGTCATTGCCCGATGCAGGAGATGTCGAACATACATGAACCCATTCGCGAGCTTCTTGGATCACTCGCATCGGTGGAGGTGTAACATGTGCAACCTCACAAACGACGTACCGCAAAGCTTCGATTGGGACAGTGTGAAGCAGCAGTCTGTCGACCGCTGGCAAAGACCTGAACTCAATTACGCAGTGAGCGAGTTCGTTGCGCCTCAAGAATACATGGTTCGGGCGCCCCAACCATTGATTTACCTCTTCTTGTTCGACGTCAGCTATTCTGGCGTCACGAGCGGCTTGTTGGCAACTGCTGCGCGATGTATCTTGGAGAGTCTGGATCGGATCCCGAACACAGATCGAAGGACACGATTGGGGTTCATGGCAGTCGACAGTTCGCTGCATTACTTCAGCATTCCCCGAGATGGAGGCGAGAACAACGAAGCCAAGATGCTTGTGGTCAGCGACCTGGACGAACCTTTCCTGCCGACTCCTGAAGATCTTTTGGTCAATCTCACTGAGTGCCGCGCCAACATCGAAGCCTTCTTGGAGAAACTGCAGGGCATGTTTGCCAACACACagaacaacagcagcgcgaTGGGTTCTGCTCTCCGTGCGGGCCACAAGCTGATCAGCCATATCGGAGGCAAGATCGTAGTCCTGTCTGCATCGCTACCAAATGTTGGCTTCGGCAAACTTGATATGCGCGAGGACAAAAAGTTGCTGGGTACCTCGAAAGAGAACAGTCTACTCCAGACGCAGAACAGTTTCTACAAGAGCTTCGCCGTGGAATGCAGCAAGACACAGGTGTCGATTGACATGTTCTTGTTCAGCGCGCAGTACCAGGACGTGGCGAGCTTGAGCAACCTGCCGAGATACACTGGTGGCCAAACGTACTTCTACCCAGCCTGGAATGCTGCACGAACGGAGGATGCGATCAAGTTTGCTACTGAGTTCAGCGACTACCTGTCATCCGAAATCGGTCTTGAAGCTGTTCTGCGCGTGCGAACTACTACTGGACTCAGACCAAGCGCCTTCTACGGAAACTTCTTCAACCGGTCCAGCGACCTTTGCGCGTTCCCAGCTATGCCCCGCGACCAGGCATATGTTGTCGAGATTGCCATTGACGAGAGCATAACGAAAGCATTCGCGTGCCTGCAAGTCGGTGTTCTTCACACGACGTGCAACGGCGAGCGGAGAATTCGTGTGATGACACTGAGCATACCTGTCACCCAAAACATGGCAGATGTGTACGCCTCAGCTGATCAGCAGGCGATTACGCATTACTTTGCACACAAGGCCGTCGAGAGAGCGCTCAGCAGCGGTCTCGATGCTGCTCGTGACGCATTGCAGGCCAAGATCGTTGAGCTGCTTCAGACATACAAGAAAGAGCTTGGAGGAGGCAACatgggcggtggtggtctcCAGTTCCCTGCCAACATGCGTGCAATGCCAATGCTCTTCTTGGGTCTGATGAAACAT CTTGGTCTCCGCAAGTCCTCACAGATCCCGACCGACCTCCGCAGTGCAGCACTTTGCTTGCTGTCgacactgccactgccactacTGATGCAATACATCTACCCCCGAATGTACTCGTTGCATGACATGCCAGATGATGCCGGTCTGCCAAATCCTGAGACCGGCGCAATTGTTATGCCGCCTCCTTTGAACCTCACATCAGGCAACATAGTGCCTTTCGGATTGTACCTCATCGACGACGGACAAACACAATTCCTCTGGCTGGGTCGTGACGCTGTGCCGGCTTTGATCAACGACGTTTTTGGCACCGAAGACAAGAACCAATTGAAGCAAGGCAAGACGTCACTGCCCGTTCTCGACAGCGAAATGAACGAGCGTGTACGCGCGGTTGTCGAGAAATCCCGAGACCATCGTGGCAAAGGCTGCGGCAGTATCACAGTCCCACCGCTCTACCTCATCAGAGAAGATGGCGAGCCAAGTCTGCGGCTGTGGGCACAGACTATGCTGGTGGAGGATCGGGCTGATCAAGGAGTATCGGGCGCCATGTTCATCGGGACCTTGCGAGAGAAGGTGGTATCATGA